Proteins encoded within one genomic window of Sinorhizobium sp. B11:
- a CDS encoding XdhC family protein has protein sequence MNEMLTTIPTPTPRRAILSDNPVDILNFALEAYRHGPVALATLVDIRGGAARALGSHVVIAGDGRFCGYVSGGCVEAAVASEALRAMATGRDRVILFGQGSPFYDIVLPCGGGITIAVHVLRDDAALRHVIENLARRRSAALRYDPDRQILAFADASSKPGWGGEGFVSLYRPVTRVVISGQNIEEIRLKDLAKASGYEVVDADQVECGEVVVDAFTAVVLLHHDLDDERAIVDASLQSAAFYIGALGSARTHRRRVAGLRERGWDNADTDRIKAPIGCFGPTRDATSLALSILADIAARRLAAYR, from the coding sequence ATGAACGAGATGCTCACGACGATCCCGACGCCGACCCCGAGGCGCGCAATCCTGTCCGACAATCCGGTCGACATCCTGAATTTCGCATTGGAAGCCTATCGTCACGGACCCGTGGCGCTGGCAACGCTCGTCGATATCCGCGGAGGCGCTGCCCGTGCGCTCGGATCACATGTCGTGATCGCGGGCGATGGCCGCTTTTGCGGCTACGTCTCGGGGGGATGCGTCGAAGCGGCCGTAGCATCGGAAGCGCTGCGCGCCATGGCCACGGGCAGGGACCGAGTTATTCTCTTCGGGCAGGGCTCACCCTTCTATGACATTGTCCTGCCCTGCGGCGGAGGCATCACCATCGCCGTCCACGTGCTGAGAGATGACGCTGCACTCAGGCATGTGATCGAGAACCTTGCGCGTCGTCGTTCGGCAGCACTGCGATACGATCCCGACCGGCAAATCCTCGCGTTTGCGGACGCGTCGTCGAAGCCAGGATGGGGTGGCGAAGGGTTCGTCAGTCTTTATCGGCCGGTGACGCGTGTTGTCATTTCCGGCCAAAATATTGAGGAGATAAGGCTCAAGGATCTCGCCAAAGCGTCAGGCTACGAGGTCGTGGACGCTGATCAGGTGGAATGCGGCGAGGTTGTCGTCGATGCGTTTACTGCCGTTGTCTTGCTTCATCACGATCTCGATGACGAGCGCGCGATCGTTGATGCTTCACTGCAGTCCGCGGCCTTTTACATCGGCGCCCTCGGAAGCGCCCGGACGCACCGGCGGCGGGTGGCAGGCCTGCGCGAACGGGGATGGGACAATGCTGATACCGATAGGATCAAGGCGCCGATCGGCTGTTTCGGTCCGACTCGCGACGCGACATCGCTCGCATTGTCGATCCTGGCCGATATCGCTGCCCGCCGGCTGGCTGCATACCGATGA
- a CDS encoding xanthine dehydrogenase family protein molybdopterin-binding subunit has product MKFDRPATTNAIDQLKVVGKPVHRIDGELKTTGRAVYAYEWHDPDMGYAYGYPVASAIAKGRIKSIDASDARSAPGVLGVVTTLDVGKRKKGKYNTAPLFGGDRIQHYHQAIAVVVAETFEQARAAAALVKVDYQEAGGNFDLEKARGSARKPDDSVKPDTATGDFEAAFRAAAVTLDETYRTPDQSHAMMEPHASIAAWNGGDVTVWTSSQMIDWWRSDLARMLAVKKDRIHLMSPFIGGGFGGKLFLRADAVLAAFAAKAVERPVKVALPRPLVMNNTTHRPATIQRIRIGAGKDGRISAIAHESWSGDQKGGQPETAVNQTRLLYAGANRMTAMRLATLDLPEGNAMRAPGEAPGLMALEIAIDEMAEKLGMDPVEFRIVNDTQVDPENPKRPFSHRDLIGCLKLGADRFGWKERPRVGERRDGNVMVGIGVAAAFRDNLVFPSGARVKLDDTGLVTVETDMTDIGTGSYTIIAQTAAEMMGVGTDKVAVQLGDSRFPISAGSGGQFGANSSTSGVYAACVKLRAAVAKKLGFNSADAVFENGEVRSGNRSVPLAQAAGPKGLVCEDRMEWGDLAKTHQQSTFGAHFVEVGVDVATGETRIRRMLAVCAAGRILNPITARSQVIGAMTMGAGAVLSEELVVDARRGFFVNHDLAGYEVPVHADIPHQEVIFMDETDPMSSPMKAKGVGELGLCGVAAAIANAIYNATGVRVRHYPITLDKLIAGLPDVA; this is encoded by the coding sequence ATGAAGTTCGACAGGCCAGCAACAACGAATGCGATCGACCAGCTGAAAGTCGTCGGAAAGCCGGTCCACCGGATCGACGGGGAACTTAAGACGACAGGGCGGGCGGTCTATGCCTATGAGTGGCACGATCCGGACATGGGCTATGCCTACGGGTATCCCGTCGCGTCGGCGATTGCCAAGGGTCGCATCAAATCGATCGACGCGTCAGACGCAAGATCGGCGCCCGGTGTCCTCGGCGTCGTGACCACCCTCGATGTCGGCAAGCGCAAGAAAGGGAAATACAATACCGCGCCCCTCTTCGGTGGCGACAGGATCCAGCACTATCATCAAGCCATCGCAGTTGTTGTGGCCGAGACTTTCGAACAGGCGCGCGCCGCCGCCGCCCTGGTGAAGGTCGATTATCAAGAGGCGGGGGGCAACTTCGATCTCGAGAAAGCGCGCGGTTCGGCCAGGAAGCCGGACGACAGCGTCAAGCCCGATACTGCAACCGGAGACTTCGAGGCAGCCTTTCGTGCTGCTGCCGTCACCCTTGACGAGACCTACAGGACGCCGGATCAGTCGCACGCCATGATGGAACCGCATGCCTCGATCGCGGCATGGAACGGCGGCGATGTCACCGTCTGGACCTCCAGCCAGATGATCGACTGGTGGCGCTCGGATCTTGCAAGAATGCTTGCCGTCAAGAAGGACAGGATCCATCTGATGTCGCCCTTTATCGGCGGCGGGTTCGGCGGCAAGCTCTTCCTGCGCGCGGATGCCGTTCTTGCCGCCTTCGCGGCCAAGGCAGTCGAGCGACCCGTCAAGGTCGCGCTTCCGCGACCCCTGGTGATGAACAATACCACCCATCGCCCGGCGACCATCCAGCGCATTCGGATCGGGGCCGGAAAAGATGGAAGGATCAGCGCGATCGCGCATGAAAGCTGGTCCGGAGATCAGAAGGGAGGCCAGCCCGAAACCGCAGTGAACCAGACGCGTCTGCTTTATGCCGGCGCCAACCGCATGACGGCAATGCGCCTAGCAACGCTTGATCTGCCGGAAGGCAATGCCATGCGTGCGCCAGGCGAAGCGCCCGGCCTCATGGCGCTCGAGATTGCGATCGACGAGATGGCCGAAAAACTCGGGATGGATCCGGTCGAATTCAGGATCGTCAACGACACCCAGGTGGATCCCGAAAACCCCAAGCGCCCCTTTTCCCATCGCGACCTAATCGGCTGCCTGAAGCTTGGTGCAGACCGGTTCGGCTGGAAAGAGCGCCCTCGCGTCGGTGAGCGTCGCGACGGAAATGTTATGGTTGGTATCGGCGTTGCGGCAGCGTTCCGGGACAATCTCGTCTTTCCTTCGGGCGCGCGCGTCAAACTCGACGACACGGGTCTCGTGACGGTCGAGACCGACATGACCGACATCGGCACCGGCTCATACACGATCATTGCCCAGACTGCCGCCGAAATGATGGGGGTCGGTACGGACAAGGTCGCGGTGCAGCTTGGAGATTCAAGATTTCCGATCTCTGCGGGGTCGGGCGGACAGTTCGGCGCCAATTCCTCGACATCAGGGGTCTACGCCGCCTGCGTTAAGCTGCGGGCCGCCGTCGCAAAGAAACTCGGCTTCAATTCTGCCGACGCCGTCTTCGAAAACGGCGAGGTTCGTTCCGGCAACCGATCGGTCCCTCTCGCGCAGGCGGCCGGCCCGAAGGGCCTGGTTTGCGAGGACAGGATGGAGTGGGGCGACCTTGCCAAGACCCATCAACAATCGACCTTTGGTGCGCATTTCGTGGAGGTGGGCGTCGATGTCGCCACCGGCGAGACACGAATCCGCCGGATGCTGGCGGTCTGCGCCGCCGGGCGGATCCTCAACCCGATCACGGCGCGCAGCCAGGTGATCGGTGCGATGACGATGGGTGCCGGCGCAGTCCTTTCGGAGGAACTGGTCGTTGACGCCCGCCGCGGCTTCTTCGTCAATCATGACCTCGCCGGTTACGAGGTTCCGGTCCATGCCGACATTCCGCATCAGGAGGTCATCTTCATGGACGAGACCGATCCCATGTCCTCGCCGATGAAGGCAAAAGGGGTGGGCGAACTCGGGCTTTGCGGGGTAGCGGCGGCCATCGCAAACGCCATCTACAATGCGACCGGCGTGCGGGTGCGCCACTATCCGATCACTTTGGACAAGCTGATCGCAGGTCTGCCGGACGTTGCGTGA